The Montipora capricornis isolate CH-2021 chromosome 6, ASM3666992v2, whole genome shotgun sequence genome has a window encoding:
- the LOC138050959 gene encoding uncharacterized protein, with protein sequence MSITKDEVSDLITSNNQQMMDSFKALLQDTVGQIKRANEDAADLQMREIKKLKHSEPHKFKRKANEDQYKFNLKLGETLKSAVQNSQLEKVKSELDEGEKLLLERQKHILLADKSESGWFTVEEYKKHDLAEDSDDERRILSAERRARASLSTLRKKRSSSFAGSRRSSLVRPSAPATSSASFQQQPQVIQSLVPSSFTVRRPNMGSCFACGKPGHWRSTCPAMAKQQPPPASK encoded by the coding sequence ATGTCGATCACCAAGGACGAAGTTTCGGATCTGATTACCTCTAACAACCAGCAGATGATGGATTCTTTTAAGGCCCTGTTACAAGACACCGTGGGTCAAATTAAACGTGCCAACGAGGACGCCGCCGACCTCCAAATGAGGGAGATTAAAAAGCTGAAACACTCTGAGCCCCACAAATTTAAACGGAAAGCCAACGAAGATCAATACAAGTTTAATCTGAAATTAGGAGAGACACTCAAGTCCGCTGTGCAGAATTCGCAGCTTGAAAAAGTCAAATCTGAATTAGATGAAGGTGAGAAGTTACTGCTCGAACGCCAAAAACACATCCTTCTCGCTGATAAATCGGAGTCAGGTTGGTTTACCGTAGAAGAATACAAGAAGCATGATCTGGCGGAAGATTCTGACGATGAGAGGCGGATTTTGAGTGCCGAGCGCCGCGCCCGAGCGAGTTTGTCCACTCTGAGAAAGAAGAGAAGCAGCTCTTTTGCCGGGAGTAGAAGATCTTCGCTTGTACGCCCGTCGGCTCCCGCTACTTCATCGGCCAGCTTTCAACAACAACCCCAAGTCATTCAGTCTCTTGTGCCCTCTTCGTTTACTGTTCGGCGTCCCAATATGGGCAGTTGTTTCGCTTGCGGTAAACCTGGGCATTGGCGTTCTACCTGTCCGGCGATGGCTAAACAACAGCCTCCTCCAGCTTCAAAGTGA